The following proteins are co-located in the Arctopsyche grandis isolate Sample6627 chromosome 3, ASM5162203v2, whole genome shotgun sequence genome:
- the LOC143909172 gene encoding trissin receptor-like isoform X2 has protein sequence MHWIRYTETMALDHFDNERNYGDLSKNDTYSLGFNSNNISIDSITNTELNNSFADSGDEILDDYIFDRTDVRAIFITLYTLVFCCCFFGNLLVILVVTLSRRLRSITNFFLANLALADLCVGLFCVFQNLSLYLIPSWIFGDFLCKMYQFIHSLSYTASIFILVVICTERYFAIIHPITCKQILTPNRLRLVIVGVWITSALYSAPKFIWVQTITNDLGDGQTETICINHRKKYDAELFDMINFGLLYVIPLCVMTVS, from the exons ATGCATTGGATACGATATACAGAAACAATGGCACTGGATCACTTTGACAACGAGCGCAATTATGGAGATTTATCTAAAAACGATACATATTCATTAGGATTTAACAGCAACAACATATCCATAGACTCCATTACAAATACAGAACTGAATAATTCTTTTGCCGATAGTGGCGATGAAATTTTAGATGATTACATATTCGACAGAACTGATGTGAGAGCTATTTTTATCACGCTGTACACATTAGTTttctgttgttgtttttttg GTAATTTGCTGGTCATTTTGGTAGTGACGCTATCAAGGAGACTAAGGTCGATTACCAACTTTTTCTTAGCAAACTTGGCCCTGGCAGATTTGTGTGTCGGCCTTTTTTGCGTCTTCCAAAACCTATCTCTTTATCTTATTCCGAG ttggaTATTTGGAGACTTTCTTTGCAAAATGTATCAATTTATACACTCACTGAGTTACACGGCTTCGATATTTATTCTCGTTGTAATCTGCACGGAACGATATTTCGCAATTATTCATCCGATAACTTGCAAACAGATTCTCACTCCCAACAGACTTCGG ctCGTTATAGTCGGCGTGTGGATAACGAGTGCTCTTTACAGCGCGCCTAAATTTATTTGGGTTCAAACGATAACGAACGATTTGGGCGATGGTCAAACTGAGACGATTTGCATCAACCACAGGAAGAAATACGATGCGGAATTGTTTGACATGATCAATTTCGGTCTACTCTACGTGATTCCTTTGTGCGTCATGACG gtGAGTTAA
- the LOC143909172 gene encoding trissin receptor-like isoform X1, with protein MHWIRYTETMALDHFDNERNYGDLSKNDTYSLGFNSNNISIDSITNTELNNSFADSGDEILDDYIFDRTDVRAIFITLYTLVFCCCFFGNLLVILVVTLSRRLRSITNFFLANLALADLCVGLFCVFQNLSLYLIPSWIFGDFLCKMYQFIHSLSYTASIFILVVICTERYFAIIHPITCKQILTPNRLRLVIVGVWITSALYSAPKFIWVQTITNDLGDGQTETICINHRKKYDAELFDMINFGLLYVIPLCVMTVSVLNSELVNST; from the exons ATGCATTGGATACGATATACAGAAACAATGGCACTGGATCACTTTGACAACGAGCGCAATTATGGAGATTTATCTAAAAACGATACATATTCATTAGGATTTAACAGCAACAACATATCCATAGACTCCATTACAAATACAGAACTGAATAATTCTTTTGCCGATAGTGGCGATGAAATTTTAGATGATTACATATTCGACAGAACTGATGTGAGAGCTATTTTTATCACGCTGTACACATTAGTTttctgttgttgtttttttg GTAATTTGCTGGTCATTTTGGTAGTGACGCTATCAAGGAGACTAAGGTCGATTACCAACTTTTTCTTAGCAAACTTGGCCCTGGCAGATTTGTGTGTCGGCCTTTTTTGCGTCTTCCAAAACCTATCTCTTTATCTTATTCCGAG ttggaTATTTGGAGACTTTCTTTGCAAAATGTATCAATTTATACACTCACTGAGTTACACGGCTTCGATATTTATTCTCGTTGTAATCTGCACGGAACGATATTTCGCAATTATTCATCCGATAACTTGCAAACAGATTCTCACTCCCAACAGACTTCGG ctCGTTATAGTCGGCGTGTGGATAACGAGTGCTCTTTACAGCGCGCCTAAATTTATTTGGGTTCAAACGATAACGAACGATTTGGGCGATGGTCAAACTGAGACGATTTGCATCAACCACAGGAAGAAATACGATGCGGAATTGTTTGACATGATCAATTTCGGTCTACTCTACGTGATTCCTTTGTGCGTCATGACGGTGAGTGTTTTAAACTCTGAGCTAGTTAATTCGACGTAA